CCTTGTTACTGACATTGAAAGCACTGTGCAGCTGCAGCCACTTTAATTGGCTGATTCAGGTGAGAGGTGTAGTCTCAGTACCGTGCAATGTTGTTCTTCTTGGGGATTGTGTCTGAACATGGAGAACACAGCATTGATGGCAACCAGCAGTGTCTGTCCCACTTCCTTTTGTATGCATCCTCAAAAAGGTTGTTGTTTGCACATAATCCCACTGAAACAATCCACGAGACTTTCAAAAGCTCAACTGCTGTTTCTTTACTTGTGGAGACAAGTAGTGTGTGATGGTGTGAACTGCAATCCCCTGGGGCAGTTTTAAAGTGAACAGCGGCATAACAAGGTTTAGTTGGCATATAGTATAGCTCTGTAGTGCCTGTTGCTCCCACTGGGAATGGGGGTTACTAGTCTGTTCTTCcaaaataattgattttttGCCAACAGGTAGCATTGACATTGATGACAAAACATCCGCTTCCTCGCATTGTACAGCAGTGCTAGTTGTTTTCAGTGCTGAAACTGATCTCATGCTGGGCTTTTGCTGATGTTTGTGACTGCCTCTTTGGCAGGAGGACTGTGTGTAGCATGCTGCTTTACTCTGAGGACCCCAGTGATTAGCACTGGTAGCACAATGGCTATTTGTGGTGGGCATCATGACATACTGGGTTTTGTGTATTGGAATCTCCCCTGTAAATATGGTCTGTTTCATTGCCACTCTTGATGTTCAACCTGAAGTGAGTTCTCACTGGAGAGCAATCTTTACTTCTTTCTCCGACACCCTCTTGTTCTTGTGTACCACCTGATGTCATCTAGTGCATCCCCTCTCTTTCCATCTGTCCACTGCATTCTTTCACTTGCATCCTCTATCTggtctctttttcttcttccccctcTCCTCTTCAATGATTTCATGTCTTACTAGAGACTTCTATttccttctttcattttctgctttacTCTTCCTTTTCTCAGAGTCATGGTGGTTTTTGATGTCTTGTCTTGTCAATGACATCCTGGCCAAGTTTCCACCCTTCTGTCCCATCTCCCTGTTCTCTCCTCTACATCTGTTTTTCAAGGTCAAGTTTTCCACTTGGGGATGTCTCCCTCTTACAGCTATTGTCCTGTTGTCATCCTGTACTGTGGAATactttcttccttcctctcaCTTCCACATTCTCCCACCAACAATGCTACAGGCCTTTTTTGTATATGGCATGATCTTTTGCTCTCATTGATGTCATGGTAAATTCCTCTAACCTTTTCATTCTCTCCCTCAGGGTCAGGCAAGGCGCCGGAAGAACATGCCAGCCTTCCTGGGGGACTCCAGCATCCCCTCACCAGACTCGCTGGGCAGCTCTCTCCCAAGCACTGCATTTGCTGCCGCTAACAGTGCCATGGGCCCAGACAGGTGGAAGAACCGGGCCGCCAGTCGCTTCAGTGGCTTTTTCAGCTCTGGTGCTGGCACTAGCCCTTTCGGCAAGGTTAGCGGCACAGCCTCTCTGTACACCTATGCTCAGAATTCAGAAGTTGCACTTGCCTAGTCTCTTACTTTGAGCTTATTTCCTTGAAGCCTTAGaatagtttgtttccttcttgCCCCAGGTGCTTAATTCAAAGACCTTGGCAGGGTTTGGAAGCATTGTCAGCACTAAACTTAAACCTGGTGTCTGTCCCCTGGTTACTCTATATATGGCATCTGTGCTGTCTGTTTGATCTTTCTGTCTACATGGTTCAGTGCAGCCTTTttctttcaaacattttctgacAAAAGAATTGCATGTAGTTAGgcacatgttttatattttacaatttagTAGATGATTTTGTCCAGATTGATTTGTAAGTTAATCACATTTAAGTACAGCGACTTGCTACAAGACATAGTGGTTCCAATGGATGTGAGGCTGTCAACATTGACTATCAAACATCTGGAGGAAGCAGGTATCTACAATACATAAGATCAGCCCCCAAGGAACAGTAGAACATGACATCTGGTGGTCATACTATTGAGTACTGTATGTAGTTAACCTCTCGTGGAGGTAATAGCAGGGAGCTGCCTCCTTGTTTTATATCCGCAGTGGCTTGAGGTGTGTTGAGCAGTTTTTCCCATTCAGAATGTGCAAAAGTATTTTATGTTGCTTAGCCATGGCATCAGTATGTTGAAAGGAGCTCATTGGAACAcagtgctgctctttctctACTTGAATTTATAAACCATTGACTTTATCATTGTTTCCTCTGCTTCGTTCACTGTCAAGAATTTGGATGTCATTTTGAGTTTGGAGGTGAAAAATTTGTTGATTTAGTCCTGATGTTGAAATTAATCAGTTAATGATGGGGTACCAATAGCTCTCCATGTATTCACCAGGAGATGGACcgtgtggagcagctgcagatCAAGCTTCAGTCATACACTATGTTTGGCCTGCCCAAAGTGCCCCCACAGCTGTCCTTCCATCAGGACTCCTGGGAGGAGGAGAGTGAGACCAACCTGGCCCTGGAGGACAGCTGGAAGCAGCTGCTAGACAATCCTGAGGTACGCCCCCGATTCAGTTATGTTCTTACATATGCATATGCACAAACATAGAGTTCTGAGGAGTAGCTCTCCCATATGTAGAACAAAATGTGCACCATTACATTTAAGAAACGGCTGCCTTATCACTTTCATTAGCCCTTAGCTCCAAAGAGATTCAGAAAGTCcaataagtaaaataaagaaactAACACTTCTGCTTGGCACTCTCACTACCCTACAGTCCCTGTAGTCCTATGTTggggcagtgttttttttcagcagcCACAAAAATTCACACTGCCCCTACCAAGTGGAGAACGGGGTATATGTTTACTATACACATCAGAATGTGTTTGCCTGCTTGTGTGTCTTCGCTTACACCCCTTTACATCTTCGACTCCATGTAGTCACTGAGCAGACGGCAGTTCCAGCAACAGGAGGCAATCTGGGAGCTGATTCAGACAGAGGCTACCTACATCAAGAAGCTCCGGGTCATCACCGATGTGAGTAACCCCCAGGCCATCTGCAGCAGGAAGGGCTAAAAGCAAGTGCAGTCCAAACAGTTGTCATCAGCCTCAGGTCCTTTCCATTTGTGTACATAGGTCGGCTTGTGCATGTACTTGAATGATTTCCCTGTTTGAACCCTTTGTGACTTCCCTTCTGGCTTCTCTCAccctttttccccccacagctcTTCCTGTGCTGCTTACTGAACTTGCAGGAAAGTGGCTTCCTGTTGGAGGTAGAGCCCACACGCCTCTTCAGCAACGTGCAAGACATTGTACGTCTGCACACAACACTGTGGGCCCAAGTCATGCTGCCGGCATTGGAAAGCGCCCGGCGAGATCATACGCTCCTCGACCCCACCCAGCTGGAAGAGGGCTTTCACAGCGTGAGTGGTGATTCGCTGACCCAACTAACTTCTCCTGAAACGCATCTGGCTCATGCTGTGTGGTCATGCTTCAGCAGACACTTAAATCATCATTAATAACTACATTATTCAGAAATGGGAGTTCCTCATGAAAAGTGAGATTAACCTAAATTGTGTggcttatttatttgtctggaaACCTTTATGTAATGTGATGCCATATGTGTACACTTTGCTAGGTCTAGATATAAAATCTCACTTTTCATAAATTGAAGAGGTTTAGGTCTAACAGATATAAAGAGATGCAGTATATATAGAAAGGAGGTGCTTTGTAAGGTGACTCACTATTCATGGCTTATTAAGAAGAGTCTAGAGCTCACGTCAAGCTTTTTGCCCACTGACGGCCTGCGTTCGGTTTGTGTATGTAGATTGGTGTCCAGTTCCAGCCCTACATTCGCTACTGCATGGAGGAGGAGGCCTGCATGGAGTACATGCGCAGCTTGCTGAGGGACAATGAGGCCTTCAGGACATACGTGACAGTAAGAGACATCCCACACCTTTTACTGAAGTGCccccttatttattttattttattttttttttttaaacagatgaaTGCGTACTTTCTGATTTTAGGTGCTTATCCAAAGCCATGTTTTCCTGCTTcaagttttaatttcagttctgtgtttttgttattgAAAGTTTTTACTCCAGtggttcagggtcagtacccTGCTAAAAAGTCTTAGGAAATCTCTTGAGACTGGAGCCTGCAATATTTTCACTGTGCTCCTTGCTCCTCTGTACTTTCAGTGGGCGGAGACGCACAAGCAGTGTAACCGCCTGAAGCTGGCAGACATGCTGGTGAAGCCCCACCAGCGACTCACCAAGTATCCTCTGCTGCTGAAGACTGTGCTGAAGAAGACAGATGATCCAGGTGCCCGTGATATCATCAGCCGCATGGTGAGCCTATTGTTGTGGATAAGCACCGTTACCACTTCTCAAGCGCTTGTCTGCTCTCGTATTGGCTGTTCTGTTGTGTTCTTGGAATTAGATTCTATTGTTATGCCTTATTGACTTTTAAAAAGATCtgacaaataatgaaaataggATCTGTATATCTTGACAATATAGTTTAGATGTAATCCCAACTGATAACACTCAGAAGTGTAGTACAGTAATGAGAATCAAATGGGGGTAGTGCAGAATGTGGGGAAACTAATGGTGAAAGGAGCGAAAGCAGATTATAGGAAGCACTATGGGTAGAAAGAGAAGAACATCCTGGCTACTATGTGTTTGGCCTAATTGTAAGGGACACCCTTTCAGGTGGCCTCTGTTGAGACTTTCATCAACAGTATAGACTCCCAGATGTACCAACGACAGGAGAAGAAGAAGTTGGCCTCAATTTCAAGCCGCATCGAGTCGTACGAGGCCGTGGATGGTGGCAGTGAAGAGGTAGAGAGGGTAAGTGCATGCTGAGCCTATCTTCTGAACTCTTAAGCTCTTTACTGAGATCAACCGTCAATGCACTTGATAGTTCCATAATTCTTAGTTGTTTGGTCTTGCTTTTTGTCTTCCTGGCTTTGGTGGTAACGTTATTTGTCTGTTCAGTTGAGTTTTCTTCCAAAGTCTCTCAAGTGTATATCATGTGTTTTTGGTCCTGGATTTACAAGAGACAGCTGCAGTGTCTCTCCTCTGCAGCTAAATCACATGCATCCATGCAACTGCCACAGAAAGTGGTGCTAATGTTTGTCCCCTCCAGATCCTGCGCGAGTTCAACTACTTCGACCTGATGGCTCCCATGAAGGGCACACCCACAGAAGAGACGCGACAGCTTCACCTCGAAGGAGCATTACGCATGAAGGAGGGCAAGGACAGCAGGGTGAGGGCCCTGGGCACCATGGAGGCTGAGTCAGCCTGTGCCTTTGATATGAACCCTCATACATCCTGACTGGCGAGAACAAATAAACCAGTTGAAGCTTTACAACACTGTGTTTATTAACTTACAGGCTGCACTGTCAAATTGTAAACCCCACTGCTTCTTGGGCAAGGCCTTTCagagaaaaaagctgaaatttctCCCTTCAAACTTCACATTCgcatttcatttttcaacaaaTGAAGTCATAGTGATGTCACTCAGGTCTGGCTGGACCACTGGTGTTAAGCCACTTAAGTCAAGTGCTGGATCAGAACCCAAGACTGTCATAACGGTAATGATTTTTCTCCTCTGCCATCCCTCCAGATGGAAGTGTACTGTTTCCTGTTTACCGACGTACTTCTGATCACTAAGCCGGTGAAGCGTGTGGAGAAAGTCAAAGTCATCCGCCAGCCTCTACTCATCCACAATGTTGTGTGTCGAGAACTGAAAGACCCTGGTGAGTGTAGACCAGTAGCACACACCTACAAGCACACGGCGCTCCTTACTGTCTGCAAGAAGCCTGCAGCTTCAGTTACTTAACGTACAGTTTGAGTTTCTCTTGTACTTTCTCAGAAATAGCTATTAGCAATGGATAAGTGAAGTCTTAAAAGGTCTACAGATAAAGAATGTAAGGTGGTTGAACACTTGGCCTTGATTTTCTTGTCTTGACTGGTATGCGCAGTGGGGAAATGTGTTGTGAAATTTTCTTCCTGTCGACTAGGGTCCTTCCTCGTCATCTACCTCAATGAGTTCCGCACTGCGGTGGCAGCCTACTCCTTCCAAGCCAACAGCACAGCCCAGGGACGGAGCTGGATAGAGGCAATCTGCAATGTCCAGGTACTTAATTGCTGGTGTCCCTGACTGCATGCTGTTTCAGACACCGTTGATGTACTTATGGTGCCTCCTTGGTCACATTTGCTGAAAACTGCTTTAGCTGTTGAAAGCATGGCATGAGCTCTGTATTATTTTGGAGGTTTCACGGTGCTTGGCCAAGTCCACGCAGGTTGTTTCCACAATCTTACTATAACTTGGTAGTAGTGCCTGACTGTCTGAAGAAAGCCTCAATGTTACAGAACCAGTTCCAGAAGCTGCGCTCTGAGACACTCCGTCAACAGCAGGGCCCAGCGGGGGAGCcagaagaggaagaaagcaGTAACTCAGCAGCCAGCTCACCTTGTTTACGGCACAAAGACGCACAGAGTGAAAGGTATCTGAAAGGGGGCAGTCAGTGAAGCCTGCAACCTTGAGCTCTGAGTGCCCTGTCAATAAACTCTACGCTGCCTCTAGCCCCAGTTAGCTTCTCTTCACGGTTACGTAGACACTTCCTGTAAGAAACATGCCATTGGGTAACTTTGAGCCACTTTACGCTTATCTGTTTGAACCTATCCACTGAACACTTCCTCCTCTCTTCCCCATGGCAGCCAATCGGACGGCTCAACTGAGACCCTGTCTGTGGCGATGATGGATGACACAAGTGGATACAATGATTCGTTGTCTGTGGAGGCTCTCCCCAGTGGGTCCATCGACGAAGGCTCTGTTGCTGTAGTTGAGATTCCCACCCCAACAGGATTCTATAAGGGGGTAAAACATGAAAGACCGGGGATCCCAGGTAGCTTGGAACTTGACCCCCAGTGTCGCTCCATGTCCATGGACAGTGCCTATGGCACCCTCTCCCCAGAGTCCTTGCTCAGAGAGCTCAACTTGAAGGAGAAGCCTGGCCAAGgtgaggaggaggcagaggagacTGAGGGAGAGGTagaagagacagagggagaggagcTGGACACTGAGGGGGATGCAGAAGAGACTGAGGGTGAAACGGTggagccagagggggaggagcagaCTGCCTCCACTGGCTCACAGCAGTCGGTAACAAACTCCTTCAAGCTGCGACGACGTCCCCCGGTACAGCCTCGCCTTCACTGCCTGCAGAATTATGCCCACAAGTCACGCTCAGAGGACAACTTGCTGCAGCTGGGTGGGGCCACTCACAGCCCTCCTTTACAGGTTCGGGATGAAATGACGGCACACAGGAGAGAGAGGCTCGCCCACAGTAAAAGCATGTCTCAGCTCTTTGACCGTGACTTCCTCTGTTACCCTGATTCCGCCTGGGATCCCTCAGTGAGCTATGATGGGTCAGGCAAGTTAATGGACACACTGAGGATGGCTGAGGCCCGACAGGGTCAAAGGGCCAATGGCAGTGCCTCGGACGATGAGGCAGCCTCCTCGTGTTCGCTGGAGGAGGCCTCCGTCAGCAGCTCAGAGGCTAGGTTGGCCAGGCGTTCCTTGGCCCCGCAGCACAAGAAGTTAACCCTAGCGCAGCTGTACCGCATTAGCACCACCCTGGTGCTCAACTCTACCCTTACAGCATCGTAAGTATGCCTCTACTTAACTCCATCCTACAGTCTGCAGACAAATGTGAGCTTTCCCCTGCTGGGCTGTGAAGAGACTTTATTTtttgacaattaaaaaaaactgctgtttcaaAAGAAGGGTGTAAATGTAGCTGGAGTTGACTGAAGATCAAAGTGATCTGAAAACAATTACAGTGAATTATTGCCATCTCTGAAACGATACTACTTTTAGGGTGCCATATTGAGAAATGTAATCACGCAGACTATTCTACAGTTCAaggatggcaaaaaaaatgctaattttaGAGTAGTTTATTCAATGTCTTAATTTTCTGCTTGTTTGTGCTTCGTATGTGTATATTGTCTGGCTTTTGCATGTTGTCAGCATGCTCCCGAAAAAGAACTGAAATTCTTCTGTACTCGTGCCTTTCATAGGTGTTCCTCAAAGATCTGTGCCTGGACCTCTTCTCTTCTAATTTTGCTTCCCTCATTGTCATGAGTTTTCTTATCACCTTCATACAGATGATGCCCAGATCTCATCTcatctctgtgctgtctttgACACCAGggaatttaaagaaaagcaatcTAGATATCCTGAATAAATGATCATTGCCTGAAAAAACAGCATGCTGAAATCCAGTATTGTGCACTAGGCCTTTATTCCTGCCCCAAcagatttccatttaaaaatagcTCTAGATAACATCACCCTGTCACAAAGAACCATGAGATGACGCTAGATGTAATTTGCCTATGAccatcattttttcactggCCCAGACGTGAATTTTCCTGTACAGTATCTGCAAAATCCATGTTTCTTCTCTGATTATGCTGCTTGACATTTTGTTCAGACTCCTGTTCTCTCCAGTGTTTGTCTACTGCAGCTCCCTGCTTGTTAAGGCTTCCTGCATCTCCTGTCTGTATCCTCCAGCTTATTCGGATTGCtgctgtttgtgtatttgtgcaaCAACACTCctctgctctgttctcttcTACTCCCCCTCCCAGTTGCTGCTAGGATCCACTTTAATACATTTGGTTTAACCTAGCCCAGCATAGACCTCATACACTGCCTCTTCCCGTAACCAGTGACTCACCGATCCCATGAAGTTTGGAATGAATTTCCACTTAATAAACAGGTTTATTCTCAGTCTCCGGACTTTTCAGAACCCTCTCCTAACTTGTCCGCGTGGGACTTCTCCACCTTCTGCTAATCTTGCTGCTCCAGCATGTTTGTCATCGTGCTCTTAATCCTAGGTTGTTTGTAATAATTGATTGTGTTACACTGATTGATTAGGTTTgtgttgagaattttttttaatgtgggtTGCCTTATCTCTCCTAGGGAAGTGTAGACCTGCCTGCCAACACTGCAGTGTTCACTTCAGTCATGGCCTGAAGACAGATCTACAGTGCAGGAGTCCTAGGTTGAAACCCAACTTGCAGCAACAAAAATGACTGCTTCACTTAGATCATACACTGCCTCCTGTCCTAACCAGAGACTATGTGGTGGTTGCTCTTCTTCAGTACAGCCTCACTGGCAATAACAGAgctttcttaaaattttttttttccattcgaAGAAGAAAGTGGAGAACCAGAACTGTTTGCACTTAGGTTTAAATGCGTTGGGGATGTTGCCCACAAGTGTGGCCCCTGACACTGACTGAGAAAATGAGGGCTTTGAGACAGGGCCTTGGTAGCCTGCTCTAGACCTTCAAGACCAAACTGCAACCACTACTTATGCATGGGAATAAATAACCCAGAGGACAGAAGCCGATGGAAACGGACACTGACTTTAATGTGCGGACAGAAAACGCGAAACTGCTTCTCTACCATCCATCATCCTGTTCTtatcctttgtgttttttgtttagaaGAAAATACAGGTGCACAAAAGGGTCTATTTAAAGCAGGTTGGTAAATTGTAGAGACAATTGTCTCCTGTGTACAGGGACTGAAGGACCGTTGTGCTTGTTTCAGATGCGCAGAGACCTTCTGACTgaaccaaaaataaatgtgctgttgCAACATCTGTCCCTGGAGTATGCTAGCGTTCCCAAAGATGTAAAGATAAAAATGCACATTCTGACTTATCAGTATGACTGTCATACAAAGCAACTTCGTTGTGGCCAATGTCTCGGCTTGTTCATATGGTGAAGTTTCCCAGTAAAGCTCCATTTAAgacaaaaacactaaaaattgTGAACTACGTTTTCTGCTCCTCCTGACCGGCAAACGGTGGGTGTGC
The window above is part of the Scleropages formosus chromosome 19, fSclFor1.1, whole genome shotgun sequence genome. Proteins encoded here:
- the plekhg5b gene encoding pleckstrin homology domain-containing family G member 5 isoform X5, coding for MVPKWTMNAVLQRSPPKSWLGLRLRLNEKSTQEEKNMVCQHPDCPDRRRAAKVCHHPDCQDLNNKSPLSLCESCDSRCHLNETDSMHFDRHPRFDLQPQGSILARNVSTRSCPPRTSPPCHLEEEEEGGSDRGDRKSAGVKPVKKKPRRRHTDDPSKECFTLKFDLNVDIDTEIVPAMKKKSLREVLGPVFERKGIELSRVDLFLDQSNTPLSLNFEAYRFGGHYLKVKARPGDELKVEQGVKDLRSLSLPIMKPSGSGQGSYIVNPGSERVEHGSLGRRESIDLLGQARRRKNMPAFLGDSSIPSPDSLGSSLPSTAFAAANSAMGPDRWKNRAASRFSGFFSSGAGTSPFGKEMDRVEQLQIKLQSYTMFGLPKVPPQLSFHQDSWEEESETNLALEDSWKQLLDNPESLSRRQFQQQEAIWELIQTEATYIKKLRVITDLFLCCLLNLQESGFLLEVEPTRLFSNVQDIVRLHTTLWAQVMLPALESARRDHTLLDPTQLEEGFHSIGVQFQPYIRYCMEEEACMEYMRSLLRDNEAFRTYVTWAETHKQCNRLKLADMLVKPHQRLTKYPLLLKTVLKKTDDPGARDIISRMVASVETFINSIDSQMYQRQEKKKLASISSRIESYEAVDGGSEEVERILREFNYFDLMAPMKGTPTEETRQLHLEGALRMKEGKDSRMEVYCFLFTDVLLITKPVKRVEKVKVIRQPLLIHNVVCRELKDPGSFLVIYLNEFRTAVAAYSFQANSTAQGRSWIEAICNVQNQFQKLRSETLRQQQGPAGEPEEEESSNSAASSPCLRHKDAQSESQSDGSTETLSVAMMDDTSGYNDSLSVEALPSGSIDEGSVAVVEIPTPTGFYKGVKHERPGIPGSLELDPQCRSMSMDSAYGTLSPESLLRELNLKEKPGQGEEEAEETEGEVEETEGEELDTEGDAEETEGETVEPEGEEQTASTGSQQSVTNSFKLRRRPPVQPRLHCLQNYAHKSRSEDNLLQLGGATHSPPLQVRDEMTAHRRERLAHSKSMSQLFDRDFLCYPDSAWDPSVSYDGSGKLMDTLRMAEARQGQRANGSASDDEAASSCSLEEASVSSSEARLARRSLAPQHKKLTLAQLYRISTTLVLNSTLTAS